The Synechococcus sp. MU1643 genome contains a region encoding:
- the trxB gene encoding thioredoxin-disulfide reductase: MGQAGQDHIENLVIVGSGPAGYTAAIYAARANLQPLLVTGFQRGGIPGGQLMTTTHVENFPGFPDGVLGPDLMDLMKAQAVRWGTHLLEADADSIDLSAKPYRLEVEGQTIRTHALVVATGASANRLQLPSEETFWSKGISACAICDGATPQFRNEELAVVGGGDSACEEAVYLTKYGSHVHLVVRSDKLRASAAMADRVFANDAITVHWNSEIDDVSGDDWMQSMTLRNRVEGSSTTLSVKGLFYAIGHTPNTDLLHGQLDLDRKGYLTTEPGRPETSMEGVFAAGDVADAEWRQGITAAGSGCKAALAAERWLSHHNLATRVQREQVEPAVAERPVNVDVTTEATYDPQGLWQKGSFALRKLYHDSAKPLLVIYTSPSCGPCHVLKPQLQRVIQELAGSAQAVVIDIEADQEIAEQAGVNGTPTVQLFHNKAMVKQWRGVKQRSEFKAAIEACLQTPA, translated from the coding sequence GTGGGTCAAGCCGGTCAGGATCACATCGAAAATCTGGTCATCGTTGGCTCAGGGCCAGCCGGTTACACAGCTGCCATCTATGCAGCAAGGGCCAACCTGCAACCGCTTCTGGTCACTGGATTTCAACGCGGCGGAATCCCTGGCGGCCAGTTGATGACCACTACCCATGTTGAGAATTTCCCGGGCTTCCCTGACGGTGTGCTCGGCCCCGATCTGATGGACTTAATGAAGGCCCAGGCGGTGCGGTGGGGCACCCACCTGCTGGAAGCGGATGCCGACAGCATTGATCTCAGCGCCAAGCCCTATCGCCTTGAGGTCGAAGGACAGACCATCCGCACCCACGCCCTGGTGGTTGCCACCGGCGCCAGTGCCAACCGTCTCCAACTGCCCTCGGAGGAAACCTTCTGGAGCAAAGGTATTAGCGCCTGCGCGATCTGTGACGGCGCCACACCTCAGTTCCGCAATGAGGAACTCGCCGTGGTGGGCGGCGGTGACTCCGCCTGTGAAGAGGCGGTGTATCTGACCAAATACGGAAGCCATGTGCATCTGGTGGTGCGCTCCGACAAACTCCGCGCCAGTGCCGCCATGGCTGATCGGGTGTTTGCCAACGACGCGATCACGGTGCACTGGAACAGTGAGATCGATGACGTGAGCGGGGACGACTGGATGCAGTCGATGACCCTGCGCAATCGCGTTGAGGGCAGCTCAACCACCCTCTCCGTCAAAGGCCTCTTCTATGCCATCGGACACACCCCAAACACCGATCTGCTTCATGGGCAATTGGATCTGGACCGGAAGGGTTATCTGACAACGGAGCCGGGACGGCCGGAGACGTCAATGGAAGGCGTCTTCGCAGCCGGGGATGTGGCCGATGCCGAATGGCGACAGGGCATCACCGCAGCTGGCAGTGGATGCAAGGCGGCCTTGGCAGCGGAGCGCTGGCTGAGTCACCACAACCTGGCCACTCGGGTGCAGCGTGAGCAGGTGGAGCCGGCGGTGGCAGAACGTCCTGTGAATGTGGATGTGACCACAGAAGCCACCTACGACCCCCAAGGGCTGTGGCAGAAAGGAAGCTTTGCCCTACGCAAGCTCTACCACGACAGCGCCAAGCCTCTGCTGGTGATTTACACCTCACCCAGCTGCGGGCCTTGCCACGTGCTGAAGCCCCAGTTGCAGCGGGTGATTCAAGAACTTGCTGGATCCGCCCAGGCCGTTGTCATCGACATCGAGGCCGATCAGGAGATCGCCGAACAGGCCGGAGTGAATGGCACACCCACCGTGCAGCTGTTCCACAACAAGGCGATGGTCAAGCAGTGGCGCGGCGTAAAACAGCGCAGTGAATTCAAAGCTGCAATTGAAGCTTGTCTTCAGACACCCGCCTGA
- the infA gene encoding translation initiation factor IF-1, which produces MIETSGVIEKEQGNGFYLVTLEQPAGHQCLCRAAGKLTKFRIKLLAGDKVLVEISPYDLTRGRITYRERNAGAPGGRPGGNRPGGPRRR; this is translated from the coding sequence ATGATCGAAACCTCGGGTGTGATCGAGAAGGAACAGGGCAACGGGTTCTATCTGGTCACCCTCGAGCAGCCTGCTGGTCACCAATGCCTCTGCAGAGCCGCTGGAAAGCTCACCAAGTTCCGGATCAAATTGCTTGCTGGTGACAAGGTGCTGGTGGAGATCAGCCCCTACGACCTCACCCGCGGCCGAATCACCTACCGAGAGCGCAATGCCGGTGCTCCTGGCGGTCGTCCCGGCGGCAACCGTCCCGGCGGACCGCGCCGTCGCTGA
- a CDS encoding methyltransferase domain-containing protein: MAESCCSSPVPQSLDQTQAVEARYGAAAQEQEPCLCTPVGFDPALLRVIPEAVIDRDYGCGDPTRWVKQGDRVLDLGSGSGKNAFICSQIVGASGHVTGVDRNADMLALSREAIPVVASAVGFDNVRFVDGAIEALDAPTATGEPLIADGSIDVVLSNCVLNLVNPSARDRLLANIRRVLLPGGRVAISDIVCDQVVPLRLQQDPDLWSGCISGAWQEQAFLKAFEALGFEQVRYADRSEQPWRVVEDIEFRAVTLVGVLPAEAQRSSCC, encoded by the coding sequence ATGGCGGAGTCGTGTTGTTCGTCCCCAGTGCCGCAGTCTCTGGATCAAACTCAGGCGGTTGAAGCCCGCTATGGAGCTGCTGCCCAAGAGCAGGAACCCTGCCTTTGCACCCCGGTCGGCTTCGACCCTGCCCTGCTCAGGGTGATTCCGGAAGCTGTCATTGACCGTGATTACGGCTGTGGTGATCCCACCCGTTGGGTCAAGCAGGGGGACCGCGTGCTCGACCTGGGCAGCGGCAGCGGCAAAAACGCCTTCATCTGTAGCCAAATCGTCGGGGCATCTGGTCATGTGACCGGAGTGGATCGCAACGCCGACATGCTGGCCCTGTCGCGTGAAGCGATCCCGGTTGTTGCCTCAGCCGTGGGGTTCGACAACGTCCGTTTTGTTGATGGAGCCATCGAAGCCCTGGATGCCCCCACGGCAACAGGTGAACCCCTGATCGCTGATGGTTCGATCGATGTGGTGCTGAGCAACTGTGTGCTCAACCTGGTGAACCCGTCGGCACGGGACAGGCTTCTGGCCAACATTCGGCGGGTCCTGCTCCCCGGTGGTCGCGTCGCCATCAGCGACATCGTTTGCGATCAGGTGGTGCCCCTGCGGTTGCAGCAGGACCCTGATCTCTGGAGCGGTTGCATCAGCGGCGCCTGGCAAGAGCAGGCGTTCCTGAAGGCCTTTGAAGCTCTTGGCTTTGAGCAAGTTCGCTACGCCGATCGGAGTGAGCAGCCCTGGCGTGTGGTGGAAGACATTGAATTCCGGGCGGTCACCCTCGTCGGCGTCCTCCCCGCCGAGGCCCAGCGCTCGAGCTGCTGCTGA
- a CDS encoding pseudouridine synthase, whose product MTTLLLNKPFGVLSQFTPEEGSRWRCLSDFVDVPEVYAAGRLDADSEGLLILTNNGRLQQRLTDPRFGHWRSYWAQVEGTPNTDQLQQLRDGVVVQGRRTLPAKVHWLQGQEQLQLPDRTPPIRYRAAIPTSWLQLSLTEGRNRQVRRMTAAVGLPTLRLVRCCIDLMDNGPALDLAGLQPGTWRAVTAVEQERLNRLISSSSSAGPRRGGRRRG is encoded by the coding sequence TTGACGACGTTGCTGCTGAACAAGCCCTTCGGGGTTTTAAGTCAATTCACGCCGGAAGAAGGAAGCCGCTGGCGTTGCCTGAGCGACTTTGTTGATGTGCCCGAGGTGTATGCCGCAGGACGCCTCGACGCCGACAGCGAGGGGCTGCTGATCCTCACCAACAATGGCCGACTGCAACAGCGCCTCACTGACCCTCGCTTTGGGCACTGGCGCAGCTACTGGGCGCAGGTGGAAGGAACCCCCAACACCGATCAACTGCAACAGCTTCGCGATGGGGTTGTGGTTCAGGGGCGCCGCACCTTGCCTGCGAAAGTGCACTGGCTTCAGGGTCAGGAGCAACTGCAGTTGCCCGACAGAACCCCTCCAATTCGTTACCGCGCTGCGATTCCCACAAGTTGGCTGCAGCTGTCCCTCACCGAGGGGCGCAACCGGCAAGTGCGCCGGATGACAGCTGCTGTTGGCCTGCCAACGTTGCGTTTGGTGCGCTGCTGTATCGACTTAATGGACAACGGTCCAGCGCTGGACCTCGCGGGCCTTCAACCCGGTACTTGGCGTGCGGTGACGGCTGTCGAACAGGAACGGCTGAACCGCCTGATCAGCAGCAGCTCGAGCGCTGGGCCTCGGCGGGGAGGACGCCGACGAGGGTGA